Proteins encoded by one window of Kribbella flavida DSM 17836:
- a CDS encoding short-chain fatty acid transporter: protein MADTQPKHAKHGAAGEGPLARTALRFTAFTEKWLPDAFGFVLVGTFVVLLFGLATGEPLLKRPDDPAATEGFGLVDAWGAGFWSLITFTLQMAMIIIGGYAVATSGPVARLIARLARIPTSPRGAVAFVAAVAMLASYLNWAFSLIFAAILAREVARNVPKADYRALGAMAFLGLGTVWAQGLSGSAALQVASPSSSPAPVQEVIRAAGHSSGVIPLSDTIFTWQALVATLFVYCVGVAMAWFVAPGEDNAKTAQHLGIELKPLIGRGSAYSGQRGDTEARRPGDWLEHSPLFSLLVVLLGTVYLVRYFDGKSFFSALDLNTVNLILFLLALLLHWRPWRMARAVRDGAPAAAGVLLQFPLYGGIFGMIAYTGISARLAGWLVQASNQFLFPPLVAIYSCVLGVFVPSGGSKWVIEAPYVLEAANQLEVDAGWMVVVYDLGEASANLLQPFWMLPTLAILGLKARDIMGYTFTLFLACFPAALLAVTLLAPHVTGS from the coding sequence ATGGCCGACACCCAGCCGAAGCACGCCAAGCACGGAGCCGCCGGAGAAGGGCCGCTGGCGCGGACGGCGCTGCGCTTCACCGCCTTCACCGAGAAGTGGTTGCCCGACGCGTTCGGGTTCGTCCTGGTCGGCACCTTCGTGGTGCTGCTGTTCGGCCTCGCCACCGGCGAGCCGCTGCTGAAGCGTCCCGACGACCCGGCCGCGACCGAGGGCTTCGGCCTGGTCGACGCCTGGGGAGCCGGCTTCTGGAGCCTGATCACCTTCACGCTGCAGATGGCGATGATCATCATCGGCGGGTACGCCGTGGCGACCAGTGGTCCGGTGGCCCGGCTGATCGCCCGGCTGGCCCGGATCCCGACGTCGCCGCGCGGGGCCGTCGCGTTCGTGGCCGCGGTCGCGATGCTGGCGTCGTACCTGAACTGGGCGTTCAGCCTGATCTTCGCCGCGATCCTGGCCCGGGAGGTCGCCCGCAACGTGCCGAAGGCGGACTACCGGGCGCTCGGCGCGATGGCGTTCCTCGGCCTCGGCACGGTGTGGGCGCAGGGTCTGTCCGGCTCGGCGGCGCTCCAGGTCGCGAGCCCGAGCAGCAGTCCGGCGCCGGTGCAGGAGGTGATCCGGGCCGCCGGGCACTCCAGTGGGGTGATCCCACTCAGCGACACCATCTTCACCTGGCAGGCGCTGGTCGCGACGCTGTTCGTGTACTGCGTGGGCGTGGCGATGGCCTGGTTCGTCGCGCCGGGCGAGGACAACGCCAAGACCGCGCAGCACCTCGGGATCGAGTTGAAGCCGCTGATCGGCCGCGGTTCGGCGTACAGCGGGCAGCGCGGCGACACCGAGGCCCGCCGGCCGGGGGACTGGCTCGAGCACTCGCCGCTGTTCAGCCTCCTGGTGGTGCTGCTCGGGACGGTCTACCTGGTGCGCTACTTCGACGGCAAGAGCTTCTTCAGCGCGCTCGACCTGAACACCGTCAACCTGATCCTCTTCCTGCTCGCGCTGCTGCTGCACTGGCGGCCGTGGCGGATGGCCCGGGCGGTGCGGGACGGTGCGCCGGCCGCCGCCGGCGTCCTGCTCCAGTTTCCGCTCTACGGCGGCATCTTCGGCATGATCGCCTACACCGGGATCTCGGCCCGGCTGGCCGGCTGGCTGGTGCAGGCGAGCAACCAGTTCCTGTTCCCGCCGTTGGTGGCGATCTACTCCTGCGTGCTCGGCGTGTTCGTGCCCAGTGGCGGCAGCAAGTGGGTGATCGAGGCGCCGTACGTGCTGGAGGCCGCGAACCAGCTCGAGGTGGACGCGGGCTGGATGGTCGTCGTGTACGACCTCGGTGAGGCGAGCGCGAACCTGCTTCAGCCGTTCTGGATGCTGCCGACGCTGGCCATCCTGGGGCTGAAGGCGCGCGACATCATGGGCTACACCTTCACCCTGTTCCTCGCGTGCTTCCCGGCAGCGCTGCTGGCCGTCACCCTGCTGGCTCCGCACGTCACCGGGTCGTGA
- a CDS encoding PadR family transcriptional regulator → MGNRSGVLELAVLGLLHEAPMHGYELRKRVNAQFGWGRVLSFGSLYPCLKAMLRNGLIAADAGTPDGRRQKIVYTITADGKDHFAQAMHDAGPAAWEDDTFGVRFSFFGRTDPATRLRILEGRRARMEERLANFRAAMSRTAERVDTYTLELQRHGLESAEREVRWLNELIDGERRQQRPPDQQPPVTPPN, encoded by the coding sequence ATGGGAAACCGCAGTGGAGTCCTGGAGCTCGCCGTACTCGGTCTGCTGCACGAGGCGCCGATGCACGGCTACGAGCTCCGCAAGCGCGTCAACGCCCAGTTCGGCTGGGGACGCGTGCTGTCGTTCGGGTCGCTCTACCCGTGCCTCAAGGCGATGCTGCGCAACGGCCTGATCGCGGCCGACGCCGGGACGCCCGACGGCCGCCGGCAAAAGATCGTCTACACGATCACCGCCGACGGCAAGGACCACTTCGCCCAGGCCATGCACGACGCGGGCCCGGCGGCGTGGGAGGACGACACGTTCGGCGTCCGGTTCTCGTTCTTCGGCCGGACCGATCCGGCCACCCGGTTGCGCATCCTCGAGGGCCGGCGGGCCCGGATGGAGGAGCGGCTGGCCAACTTCCGGGCGGCGATGAGCCGGACGGCGGAGCGGGTCGACACGTACACCCTCGAGCTGCAGCGGCACGGCCTGGAGTCGGCCGAGCGCGAGGTTCGCTGGCTGAACGAGCTGATCGACGGCGAGCGGCGGCAGCAGCGGCCCCCTGACCAACAACCGCCTGTTACACCCCCCAACTAA
- a CDS encoding inositol-3-phosphate synthase encodes MTSIRVAIVGVGNCASSLVQGVHYYRDAAPDERVPGLMHVVFGDYHVRDVEFVAAFDVDGKKVGLDLADAIGASENNTIKICDVPPTGITVQRGHTLDGLGKYYRETITESDAAPVDVVAALREAEVDVLVCYLPVGSEQAAKFYAQCAIDAGVAFVNALPVFIAGTKEWADKFTAAGVPIVGDDIKSQIGATITHRVLAKLFEDRGVTVDRTYQLNVGGNMDFKNMLERDRLESKKISKTQSVTSQLVDDIDPRNVHIGPSDYVAWLDDRKWAFIRLEGRNFGDVPLSLEYKLEVWDSPNSAGIIIDAIRAAKIAKDRGVGGPILSASSYFMKSPPEQYADDVCRDLVEKFIRGEIER; translated from the coding sequence ATGACTTCGATCCGCGTAGCGATCGTCGGTGTCGGCAACTGCGCCAGCTCGCTCGTCCAGGGCGTGCACTACTACCGTGACGCCGCGCCCGACGAGCGCGTGCCCGGTCTGATGCACGTCGTGTTCGGCGACTACCACGTCCGCGACGTCGAGTTCGTCGCCGCGTTCGACGTGGACGGCAAGAAGGTCGGCCTCGACCTCGCCGACGCGATCGGCGCCAGCGAGAACAACACGATCAAGATCTGCGACGTGCCGCCGACCGGCATCACCGTCCAGCGCGGCCACACCCTGGACGGCCTGGGCAAGTACTACCGCGAGACGATCACCGAGTCCGACGCCGCACCGGTCGACGTGGTCGCCGCGCTGCGCGAGGCCGAGGTCGACGTGCTGGTCTGCTACCTGCCGGTCGGCTCGGAGCAGGCGGCGAAGTTCTACGCCCAGTGCGCGATCGACGCGGGCGTGGCGTTCGTGAACGCGCTGCCGGTGTTCATCGCGGGCACCAAGGAGTGGGCGGACAAGTTCACCGCCGCGGGCGTGCCGATCGTCGGTGACGACATCAAGTCGCAGATCGGCGCCACCATCACCCACCGGGTGCTGGCCAAGCTGTTCGAGGACCGCGGCGTCACCGTCGACCGGACCTACCAGCTGAACGTCGGCGGCAACATGGACTTCAAGAACATGCTGGAGCGGGACCGGCTGGAGTCCAAGAAGATCAGCAAGACCCAGTCCGTCACCTCGCAGCTGGTCGACGACATCGACCCGCGCAACGTGCACATCGGCCCGTCCGACTACGTGGCCTGGCTGGACGACCGCAAGTGGGCCTTCATCCGGCTCGAGGGCCGCAACTTCGGCGACGTGCCGCTGTCGCTGGAGTACAAGCTCGAGGTGTGGGACTCGCCGAACTCGGCCGGCATCATCATCGACGCGATCCGCGCCGCGAAGATCGCCAAGGACCGTGGCGTCGGCGGCCCGATCCTGTCCGCCTCGTCGTACTTCATGAAGTCGCCGCCGGAGCAGTACGCCGACGACGTCTGCCGCGACCTGGTGGAGAAGTTCATCCGCGGCGAGATCGAGCGCTGA
- a CDS encoding DUF72 domain-containing protein yields the protein MRLHVGCAMWTHAAWDLATKDRLRSYATWCTAVESNTTFYATPSRGTVEKWAAQTSPDFRFVVKLPKTITHERRLRGTDAELAAFLSALEPLGPRAHAFWIQLPASFGPGDLGALGTFLHRLPRTHRYAVEVRHRAFFEDERAAGSLEQLLGRLDAEWIPFDTMTLFGRPATSLVEREAWMSKPRVPRRTRALTARPIVRYIGRDDPEQTAAGWQGWADLSAGWLREGRSPTVFIHTPDNALALGLARRFHDDVRLRVPELEPLPEPVETGPPTLF from the coding sequence GTGCGACTTCACGTGGGCTGCGCGATGTGGACCCATGCCGCCTGGGACCTGGCCACCAAGGATCGGCTGCGCTCGTACGCGACCTGGTGCACCGCGGTGGAGAGCAACACCACCTTCTACGCAACGCCTTCCCGCGGCACGGTCGAGAAGTGGGCCGCGCAGACCTCGCCGGACTTCCGCTTCGTGGTGAAGCTGCCGAAGACCATCACGCACGAACGCCGGCTCCGCGGTACCGACGCCGAGCTCGCCGCGTTCCTCAGCGCGCTCGAGCCGCTCGGCCCGCGGGCCCACGCCTTCTGGATCCAGTTACCGGCCTCGTTCGGTCCGGGCGACCTCGGCGCGCTCGGCACGTTCCTGCACCGCCTCCCCCGCACCCACCGGTACGCCGTCGAGGTCCGTCACCGCGCCTTCTTCGAGGACGAGCGAGCGGCCGGATCGCTCGAGCAGCTGCTCGGCCGGCTGGACGCCGAGTGGATCCCGTTCGACACGATGACACTGTTCGGCCGACCGGCGACGAGCCTCGTCGAGCGAGAGGCCTGGATGAGCAAGCCGCGGGTGCCACGCCGGACGCGCGCGCTCACGGCCCGGCCGATCGTGCGGTACATCGGCCGCGACGACCCGGAGCAGACCGCGGCGGGATGGCAGGGCTGGGCCGATCTGAGCGCCGGCTGGTTGCGGGAAGGGCGGTCGCCGACCGTTTTCATCCACACCCCGGACAACGCCCTGGCGCTCGGACTGGCCCGGCGTTTCCACGACGACGTCCGCCTCCGGGTACCCGAGCTGGAGCCGTTGCCGGAGCCGGTGGAAACCGGTCCGCCGACGCTGTTCTGA
- a CDS encoding zinc-dependent metalloprotease family protein, which translates to MHSRFRRTGALVGTGAVIFGALAVVAGNQADAQQNAVTPLDQVIGDQLQGRAALSKLQPRLAELAERNGMAAQQLQRILATDKTSWLDKTGKLFFREPVATEAERAASTASPRWAKQPVASAVAAGPAFELHSKPGANRVIYLDFDGHTISGTAWNTNGKPATVNVTAYDTDGNTSNWSTAEQDVVRDVWARIAEDYAPFDVDVTTQAPPESAITRSGSTDLQYGTRVLIDPTTWYQSGCGCGGVAYVGVYDATSRHAYYQPALVFTKGVGTGAKNIAEAASHEAGHNIGLSHDGTASVGYYQGHGAWAPIMGVGYSKAISQWSKGEYTGANNKEDDFAVAGQNGLALRADDHGDTTAAATAVTVGATVQGVYANDSDVDVFQVGNLAAGQYTFSANAAARGADLDIKLQLLNSAGTVVATADPAAGQTNAATPTGLSASITQQVAAGTYYLRVENTGYASPLNTGYSTYGSRGAYSVRVTAG; encoded by the coding sequence ATGCACAGCAGGTTCCGCCGAACCGGTGCCCTGGTCGGCACCGGCGCCGTCATCTTCGGAGCGCTGGCCGTCGTGGCCGGCAACCAGGCCGACGCCCAGCAGAACGCCGTCACCCCGCTGGACCAGGTGATCGGAGACCAGCTCCAGGGCCGAGCGGCGTTGAGCAAGCTCCAGCCGCGACTCGCCGAACTGGCCGAGCGCAACGGGATGGCCGCGCAGCAGCTGCAGCGCATTCTGGCGACCGACAAGACCAGCTGGCTGGACAAGACCGGCAAGCTCTTCTTCCGTGAGCCCGTCGCCACCGAGGCCGAAAGGGCGGCGTCCACCGCGTCGCCGCGCTGGGCGAAGCAGCCCGTCGCGTCGGCTGTCGCCGCCGGTCCGGCGTTCGAGCTGCACAGCAAGCCCGGCGCGAACCGGGTGATCTATCTCGACTTCGACGGTCACACCATCAGCGGCACGGCGTGGAACACCAACGGCAAGCCCGCCACCGTGAACGTCACCGCGTACGACACCGACGGCAACACCAGCAACTGGAGCACCGCCGAGCAGGACGTCGTCCGCGACGTGTGGGCCCGGATCGCCGAGGACTACGCGCCGTTCGACGTCGACGTGACCACACAGGCGCCGCCGGAGTCCGCGATCACCCGTTCGGGATCGACGGACCTCCAGTACGGCACGCGCGTGCTGATCGACCCGACCACTTGGTACCAGTCCGGCTGCGGTTGCGGCGGCGTCGCCTACGTCGGCGTCTACGACGCCACCAGCCGGCACGCGTACTACCAGCCGGCGCTGGTCTTCACCAAGGGCGTCGGCACCGGCGCGAAGAACATCGCCGAGGCCGCGTCGCACGAGGCCGGCCACAACATCGGCCTCAGCCACGACGGCACCGCGTCGGTCGGCTACTACCAGGGCCATGGTGCCTGGGCCCCGATCATGGGCGTCGGCTACTCCAAGGCGATCAGCCAGTGGAGCAAGGGTGAGTACACCGGCGCCAACAACAAGGAAGACGACTTCGCCGTCGCCGGTCAGAACGGTCTGGCGCTGCGGGCCGACGACCACGGCGACACCACCGCGGCGGCGACCGCAGTCACCGTCGGTGCCACCGTGCAGGGCGTCTACGCGAACGACAGCGACGTCGACGTGTTCCAGGTGGGTAACCTGGCGGCCGGCCAGTACACCTTCAGCGCGAACGCCGCCGCCAGGGGCGCCGACCTGGACATCAAGCTCCAGCTGCTGAACTCGGCCGGCACCGTGGTCGCCACCGCCGATCCCGCCGCCGGGCAGACCAACGCCGCCACGCCGACCGGTCTGAGCGCGAGCATCACCCAGCAAGTTGCCGCTGGCACCTACTACCTGCGGGTGGAGAACACCGGCTACGCCAGCCCGCTGAACACCGGCTACTCGACCTACGGCAGCCGCGGCGCCTACAGCGTCCGCGTCACCGCCGGCTGA
- a CDS encoding zinc-binding dehydrogenase, translating into MIIRGAVLREMGLPQPYAESRPLRTEQVELAPPGPGELLVRVRAAGLCHSDLSVIDGSRPRVMPMLLGHEATGEVVRSEAPGFAPGDTVGFAFVPACGGCGPCAEGRAALCEPGAAANTAGTLLGGAQRLDGVHHHLGVSGFADHAVVSARSAVKIDPSLPPEIAALFGCAVMTGVGAVVNTARIQPGQSAVVFGLGGVGLAALLGAVLAGAHPIVAVDVVPEKLALATSLGATTAIDARPTESSAAPTAAPSEVSPNAAIPSGAGPSSGALNAAIPSGAGPSDDARTVTSQSEPASSAAAPRTAAPTAAAFDVVEAVREATAGGADYAFETVGSAAVLGQAYAATRRGGTTVTVGLPHPYQLLSIPAVSLVAEERTLKGSYLGSAVPSRDIPRYIALYRAGRLPVDRLLTSTVSLDGLNEAFDELAAGTSIRQVLVF; encoded by the coding sequence ATGATCATCCGCGGCGCCGTACTGCGCGAGATGGGTTTGCCCCAGCCGTACGCCGAGTCCCGGCCGCTGCGGACCGAGCAGGTGGAGCTGGCGCCGCCTGGACCGGGCGAGCTGCTGGTCCGGGTCCGCGCGGCCGGGTTGTGCCACTCGGACCTGTCGGTGATCGACGGTTCGCGGCCGCGGGTGATGCCGATGCTGCTGGGTCACGAGGCGACCGGGGAGGTGGTCCGGTCGGAGGCGCCCGGCTTCGCGCCGGGGGACACCGTCGGCTTCGCCTTCGTGCCGGCCTGCGGTGGCTGTGGACCGTGCGCGGAAGGGCGCGCGGCGCTGTGCGAACCGGGCGCCGCGGCGAACACGGCCGGCACCCTGCTCGGTGGCGCTCAGCGCCTGGACGGAGTCCATCACCATCTCGGGGTGTCCGGGTTCGCCGACCACGCGGTGGTGTCGGCACGGTCCGCGGTGAAGATCGACCCGTCGCTGCCGCCGGAGATCGCCGCTTTGTTCGGCTGTGCGGTGATGACGGGCGTCGGCGCGGTCGTGAACACCGCCCGGATCCAGCCCGGCCAGAGCGCCGTCGTCTTCGGTCTCGGCGGCGTCGGGCTGGCCGCTCTGCTCGGGGCCGTGCTGGCCGGTGCCCACCCCATCGTCGCCGTCGACGTCGTGCCCGAGAAGCTCGCGCTCGCCACGTCCCTCGGCGCCACCACCGCCATCGACGCCCGCCCCACCGAATCCTCCGCTGCCCCGACCGCCGCCCCGTCCGAGGTCAGCCCGAACGCCGCCATCCCGTCCGGCGCCGGCCCGTCCAGTGGCGCCCTGAACGCCGCCATCCCGTCCGGCGCCGGCCCGTCCGATGACGCCCGGACGGTCACCTCCCAGTCCGAGCCGGCCTCGTCCGCTGCCGCCCCCAGAACTGCCGCCCCGACCGCCGCTGCCTTCGACGTGGTCGAGGCAGTTCGGGAGGCTACTGCTGGTGGCGCCGACTACGCGTTCGAAACGGTCGGGAGCGCGGCGGTGCTCGGGCAGGCCTACGCGGCGACTCGGCGCGGGGGCACCACGGTGACCGTCGGACTGCCGCATCCCTACCAACTGCTGAGCATCCCCGCGGTCTCGCTGGTCGCCGAGGAACGCACGCTCAAGGGCTCCTACCTGGGCTCGGCCGTTCCCAGCCGCGACATCCCGCGCTACATCGCTCTCTACCGCGCGGGTCGGCTCCCGGTGGACCGGCTGCTCACGTCGACGGTCTCGCTCGACGGCCTCAACGAAGCTTTCGACGAGCTGGCCGCGGGCACTTCCATCCGGCAGGTCCTGGTCTTCTGA
- a CDS encoding acyl-CoA thioesterase translates to MDRSAFPHFHAISTRWKDNDVYGHVNNVEYYSFFDTVINEFLIRTGGLDIHRGPVIGLCVESQCTFKASLAFPDPVDAGLRVAKLGNSSVTYEIGLFRGGSAEPAALGRFVHVFVDRENRRPVPLPDELRAALEGIA, encoded by the coding sequence GTGGACCGCAGCGCCTTCCCGCACTTCCACGCGATCAGTACGCGCTGGAAGGACAACGACGTGTACGGGCACGTCAACAACGTCGAGTACTACAGCTTCTTCGACACCGTGATCAACGAGTTCCTGATCCGGACCGGCGGGCTCGACATCCACCGCGGGCCGGTGATCGGGCTGTGCGTCGAGTCGCAGTGCACGTTCAAGGCGTCGCTCGCCTTCCCCGACCCGGTGGACGCCGGCCTGCGAGTCGCCAAGCTCGGCAACTCCAGCGTCACCTACGAGATCGGCCTGTTCCGCGGCGGCAGCGCCGAGCCGGCGGCGCTCGGGCGGTTCGTCCATGTTTTCGTCGACCGGGAGAACCGTCGCCCGGTCCCGCTGCCCGACGAGTTGCGCGCCGCGCTGGAAGGAATCGCCTGA
- a CDS encoding alpha/beta fold hydrolase: MTFVLIPGAGCTPYHWHPLTAELRHRGHPVIEVDLPCDDPTAGLTDYVDAVVTAVARADHPPTAPAPRTEAVDTAEAGNHRVPGRGLTVVAHSLGGMTAPLVCERLPVELLVLVAGMIPRPGESMEQWWENTGYRSTEDEGVDTFFHDLPPDLATAARRELRDQSTGPWTEPSPLRAWPDVPTRAVIARDDLLFPADFLRRVTEDRLGFTPDETPGGHFPMLGHPTELADRLEAYQAEVTSPRSP, encoded by the coding sequence ATGACCTTCGTGCTGATTCCGGGCGCCGGCTGCACCCCGTACCACTGGCACCCCCTCACCGCCGAGCTCCGCCACCGCGGCCACCCGGTCATCGAGGTGGACCTTCCCTGCGACGACCCCACCGCCGGCCTGACCGACTACGTGGACGCGGTTGTAACAGCCGTCGCCCGGGCCGACCACCCCCCGACCGCCCCTGCCCCGCGGACAGAAGCCGTCGACACTGCCGAGGCCGGGAATCACAGGGTTCCGGGCCGGGGTTTGACGGTCGTGGCGCATTCGCTGGGTGGGATGACGGCTCCGTTGGTGTGTGAGCGGTTGCCGGTGGAGCTGCTGGTGCTGGTGGCGGGCATGATCCCGCGGCCGGGTGAGTCGATGGAACAGTGGTGGGAGAACACCGGGTACCGCTCGACGGAGGACGAAGGCGTCGACACCTTCTTCCACGACTTGCCGCCGGACCTCGCCACGGCGGCCCGCCGCGAGCTGCGGGACCAGTCGACCGGCCCGTGGACCGAGCCGAGTCCGCTGCGAGCCTGGCCCGACGTGCCGACCAGAGCCGTGATCGCCCGCGACGACCTGCTCTTCCCGGCCGACTTCCTCCGCCGCGTCACCGAGGACCGCCTCGGCTTCACCCCCGACGAGACCCCCGGCGGCCACTTCCCCATGCTCGGCCACCCCACCGAACTGGCCGACCGCCTGGAGGCCTACCAGGCAGAAGTCACGTCACCGCGGTCGCCGTAG
- a CDS encoding VOC family protein — protein MSDFTAPAWIDITATNPVAAREFYTQLFGWRLQLVEALNYALVQPDKNTLPGGIGQQNEVRPAGVVTYFSVPDLEAAVAKAESLGGRIAVPPWEVPGLGRMAIILDLDANRIGLWQD, from the coding sequence ATGAGCGACTTCACCGCACCCGCTTGGATCGACATCACCGCCACGAACCCTGTGGCTGCGCGCGAGTTCTACACGCAGCTGTTCGGCTGGCGGCTGCAGCTGGTCGAGGCCCTGAACTACGCCCTGGTCCAGCCCGACAAGAACACCCTGCCCGGTGGAATCGGCCAGCAGAACGAGGTCCGCCCTGCAGGAGTCGTCACCTACTTCTCCGTCCCGGACCTGGAAGCCGCTGTGGCGAAAGCCGAGTCGCTCGGCGGCCGCATCGCGGTCCCACCGTGGGAAGTCCCTGGCCTGGGCCGGATGGCGATCATCCTGGACCTCGACGCCAACCGCATCGGCCTCTGGCAGGACTAG
- a CDS encoding acyl-ACP desaturase encodes MTDKLVTNLLHELEPVVEQNLERHLAITKDWNPHDYVPWSEGRDFAFLGGEDWAPEQSRLDPVAKVAMITNLLTEDNLPSYHREIATQFGLDGAWGTWVGRWTAEEGRHGIALRDYLVVTRGVDPVELEVARMAHMTAGHQVDKNMLEAVAYVSFQELATRVSHRNTGKATGCPIADQLLARIATDENLHMIFYRNLVSAAFELAPNETMRAVYNEVADFSMPGATMEGFARNSVTIAKAGIYDLRLHHDEVVAPILRKWKVFERDDLSGDGARARDELAVFMAGLDAQATKFVEQRDRLRARQAARAEA; translated from the coding sequence GTGACCGACAAGCTGGTGACGAACCTGCTGCACGAGCTGGAACCTGTCGTCGAGCAGAATCTCGAGCGGCACCTGGCCATCACCAAGGACTGGAACCCGCACGACTACGTGCCGTGGAGTGAGGGCCGGGACTTCGCCTTTCTCGGCGGCGAGGACTGGGCTCCGGAGCAGTCCCGGCTCGACCCGGTGGCCAAGGTCGCGATGATCACCAACCTGCTGACGGAGGACAACCTCCCGTCGTACCACCGGGAGATCGCCACCCAGTTCGGCCTCGACGGTGCCTGGGGGACGTGGGTCGGGCGGTGGACGGCCGAGGAAGGCCGGCACGGGATCGCGTTGCGCGACTACCTGGTGGTCACCCGCGGCGTCGACCCGGTCGAGCTGGAAGTGGCCCGGATGGCGCACATGACCGCCGGCCACCAGGTCGACAAGAACATGCTGGAGGCGGTCGCGTACGTCAGCTTCCAGGAGCTGGCGACCCGGGTCTCGCACCGCAACACCGGCAAGGCGACCGGCTGCCCGATCGCGGACCAACTGCTGGCCCGGATCGCCACCGACGAGAACCTGCACATGATCTTCTACCGCAACCTGGTCTCGGCGGCGTTCGAGCTGGCGCCGAACGAGACGATGCGCGCGGTGTACAACGAGGTCGCGGACTTCTCCATGCCGGGCGCGACGATGGAGGGCTTCGCCCGCAACTCGGTGACGATCGCAAAGGCCGGCATCTACGACCTGCGGCTGCACCACGACGAGGTGGTCGCGCCGATCCTGCGGAAGTGGAAGGTGTTCGAGCGCGACGACCTCAGCGGGGACGGCGCCCGGGCCCGGGACGAACTGGCGGTGTTCATGGCCGGCCTGGACGCCCAGGCGACCAAGTTCGTCGAGCAGCGCGACCGGCTGCGCGCTCGTCAGGCGGCCCGCGCCGAGGCCTGA
- a CDS encoding DUF6348 family protein, which produces MSDDVRLPDSVVLEMLAGKLSAASNRDWHVEDGLVRGPGTVGVTLGRDHTGQSGHLDLNFVLNLDRPETTTLSDCVAGYGDTVEDATARAIDLWLGTTGSAVFELLIQDGSFAGHFGADDPAGFPGWHLIHGGIVGWGSGEQHQAAQLWARDHLIAPILAPVLRKDLELTGGQLIGIKVFFGGSSTSETAEVRVNGEVHDVASAVLAGLDWPRPDEDLTYARTYLLLVQTA; this is translated from the coding sequence ATGAGCGACGACGTGCGGCTGCCGGATTCCGTGGTCTTGGAGATGCTGGCCGGGAAGCTGTCCGCGGCGTCGAACCGGGACTGGCACGTGGAAGACGGCCTGGTCCGCGGGCCCGGCACCGTCGGCGTGACGCTGGGCAGGGACCACACCGGCCAGTCCGGCCACCTGGACCTGAACTTCGTGCTCAACCTGGACCGCCCGGAAACCACCACGCTGTCCGACTGCGTGGCCGGCTACGGCGACACGGTCGAGGATGCGACCGCCCGGGCAATCGACCTCTGGCTCGGTACGACGGGCAGTGCGGTGTTCGAGCTGCTGATCCAGGACGGGTCCTTCGCCGGCCACTTCGGCGCCGACGACCCGGCGGGGTTTCCCGGCTGGCACCTGATTCACGGCGGCATCGTCGGCTGGGGCAGCGGCGAGCAGCACCAGGCGGCGCAACTGTGGGCCCGCGACCACCTGATCGCCCCGATCCTCGCACCCGTCCTGCGCAAGGACCTCGAGCTCACCGGCGGCCAACTGATCGGCATCAAGGTGTTCTTCGGCGGCAGCAGCACGTCGGAGACCGCCGAGGTCCGGGTCAACGGCGAGGTGCACGACGTGGCATCAGCGGTGCTGGCCGGGCTCGACTGGCCCCGGCCCGACGAGGACCTCACCTACGCCCGCACCTACCTCCTGCTGGTCCAGACGGCCTGA
- a CDS encoding MerR family transcriptional regulator: protein MWIAELSRRAEVPVATIKYYLREGLLPPGESVGATRSRYDEAHVRRLGLIRALVESGLSLARVRGVLAAVDEESLELHDLLGAAHGALIPDDIAASAESRRRVDELVEQRGWLVSPAASDRALLAAALDALEKVGHHLDDDLLEVYAAAAQQVGDADVAHLPSADRASTVETTVLVTALGGPVLLALRRLAQQNASARRYGSSHFPAD from the coding sequence ATGTGGATCGCGGAGCTGTCCCGGCGGGCCGAGGTGCCGGTGGCGACGATCAAGTACTACCTGCGTGAAGGCCTGCTGCCGCCGGGCGAGTCCGTCGGGGCGACCAGATCCCGGTACGACGAGGCGCACGTCCGTCGCCTGGGGCTGATTCGCGCGCTGGTGGAGTCGGGGTTGTCGCTGGCGCGCGTTCGGGGGGTGCTGGCGGCGGTGGACGAGGAGTCGCTGGAGCTGCACGACCTGCTGGGCGCGGCGCACGGTGCACTGATTCCGGATGACATCGCGGCGAGCGCGGAATCGCGTCGGCGCGTGGACGAACTGGTGGAGCAGCGGGGCTGGCTGGTGTCCCCGGCGGCGTCGGACCGTGCGCTGCTGGCCGCTGCTTTGGACGCGCTGGAGAAGGTCGGTCATCACCTGGACGACGACTTGCTGGAGGTCTACGCGGCAGCGGCTCAGCAGGTGGGTGATGCCGATGTAGCGCATCTGCCGTCCGCTGACCGGGCGTCGACGGTGGAGACCACGGTGCTCGTGACCGCGTTGGGTGGTCCGGTCCTGCTGGCGCTGCGGCGGTTGGCGCAGCAGAACGCGTCGGCGCGTCGCTACGGATCGAGCCACTTCCCCGCTGACTGA